The bacterium genome includes a region encoding these proteins:
- a CDS encoding DUF4268 domain-containing protein: MNLREVWRNEAKLTTWLAENLDLLSEQIGIELSPLETEKAVGTLRADIFAEGPNGETVVIENQLEKTNHDHLGKIVTYLSNLDAKTAIWITTEPRTEHRTAINWLNEISPSDTSFYLVKVEAVTIGGSEPAPLLTTISGPSLEAKQIGRQKGALAQTQVNRREFWGGLLEKAKAKTKLYTNVRPHKDNWLNTGAGKAGLWWSFVITMDRGVVQLNIDRGPDKKDETDKIYEQIQNDRESIEKTFGDKLSWNRMEGRLVCRIESFSQIGGLRDEEKWGKIQEDMIDRMVRLEKALKPSLAKIRG, translated from the coding sequence GTGAACTTGCGGGAGGTCTGGCGGAACGAGGCCAAGCTAACAACTTGGCTAGCCGAAAACCTGGACTTGTTATCCGAACAGATCGGGATTGAACTGTCTCCGTTGGAGACAGAAAAGGCCGTTGGAACGCTCAGAGCAGATATCTTCGCCGAAGGTCCTAATGGTGAGACAGTTGTCATCGAGAACCAGTTGGAAAAGACAAACCACGACCATCTCGGCAAAATAGTGACGTATCTATCAAATCTTGACGCAAAGACAGCGATCTGGATAACGACGGAACCAAGAACAGAGCACAGAACTGCGATCAACTGGCTCAACGAGATCTCACCGAGTGACACCTCGTTCTATCTGGTCAAGGTTGAGGCGGTCACGATAGGAGGCTCGGAGCCTGCCCCGCTCTTGACGACGATATCCGGCCCAAGTCTTGAGGCGAAACAGATTGGTAGGCAGAAGGGCGCACTGGCTCAGACTCAGGTCAACAGAAGAGAATTCTGGGGTGGATTGCTCGAGAAGGCTAAGGCCAAGACGAAGCTTTACACTAACGTTAGGCCCCATAAGGACAACTGGTTGAATACCGGGGCCGGGAAGGCAGGTTTGTGGTGGTCCTTTGTCATCACTATGGATCGGGGCGTGGTCCAATTGAATATAGACCGTGGGCCGGACAAGAAAGATGAAACAGACAAGATATATGAACAGATTCAAAATGATCGAGAATCAATCGAAAAGACCTTTGGAGACAAACTTTCTTGGAACAGAATGGAAGGCCGGCTCGTCTGCCGGATAGAATCCTTCTCACAGATTGGCGGCCTGAGAGACGAAGAGAAGTGGGGCAAGATACAGGAAGACATGATTGACAGAATGGTGCGCCTCGAGAAAGCACTGAAACCATCGCTGGCAAAGATTCGCGGATGA